The following proteins come from a genomic window of Magnetococcus sp. PR-3:
- a CDS encoding YdcH family protein, giving the protein MFEDQLQAVNELISSNSEFKALHDRHHELDEKISELSSGPIDDFTLEKMKKEKLMLKDQMASLLAEHTQ; this is encoded by the coding sequence ATGTTTGAAGATCAGTTGCAGGCTGTTAACGAGTTAATTTCAAGCAATAGCGAGTTCAAAGCCCTGCACGACAGACATCATGAGCTGGACGAAAAAATCTCTGAGCTGTCTTCCGGCCCCATTGATGACTTCACCCTGGAAAAGATGAAAAAAGAAAAATTGATGTTGAAGGATCAAATGGCCTCGCTGCTGGCTGAGCACACCCAATAA
- a CDS encoding helix-turn-helix domain-containing protein — translation MYAVRPSTVFNYQILKRNPQLFERLLGLTVEEMQLEIETLRPSWDRSMNRKKVSGRPYCLPDLENHVLALMLYFRARVTYQLIGSWFGVNETTAMRRIKFIEPLVTRSTKLHRDRRLTREDVQAIIDELSDNVVALEPKGRLGRPISALQTYGNMGMVRQVSGM, via the coding sequence ATGTATGCAGTGCGCCCTTCTACCGTCTTTAATTATCAAATTCTCAAGCGTAACCCCCAGCTCTTTGAACGGCTCTTGGGGTTAACCGTCGAAGAGATGCAGCTTGAAATTGAAACTCTACGTCCAAGCTGGGACCGTAGTATGAACCGGAAAAAAGTATCCGGGCGCCCTTACTGCCTGCCAGACTTAGAAAACCATGTTTTGGCCTTAATGCTCTATTTCCGTGCTCGTGTGACCTATCAACTCATTGGCAGCTGGTTTGGTGTGAATGAAACCACAGCCATGCGCCGGATCAAATTCATTGAGCCTTTGGTGACCCGTAGCACTAAGCTGCATCGAGATCGTCGTTTAACTCGTGAAGATGTCCAGGCCATTATTGATGAGCTCTCTGATAACGTGGTGGCGCTGGAGCCTAAAGGTCGACTGGGACGCCCTATCAGTGCCCTGCAGACCTATGGAAATATGGGGATGGTACGTCAGGTTAGTGGCATGTAA
- a CDS encoding Glu/Leu/Phe/Val family dehydrogenase encodes MSKTLLDDAEKQLNKALEYITISDDAQQRLSMPKSSLVARIPVRMDSGELKVFQGFRVHFDDTRGPTKGGIRFHPNVTLDEVQSLAFWMTFKCAVLDLPYGGGKGGVAVNPKELSKMELERLSRGYINAMADFIGPDIDVPAPDVYTNAMVMGWMLDQYNIITRKVQPAVITGKPLAMGGSQGRNEATSRGAFFTMQTLLPKLGYTDPSQVTIAVQGFGNAGSILALLLHEAGYRVVAVSDSQGGIYAPEGLDIPSVKQQKEHARKLQAVYCQGSVCEIHEHQSVTNAELLELDVDVLVPAALENQITADNAANIQARVIFEVANGPIDFAGDEILEQRKVAVIPDILTNAGGVTVSYFEWVQNRNGLYWSEEEVNSKLEVRMVKETENIWSIVQERGLSFRTAAYVHALTRISTAMDARGTKDYYGK; translated from the coding sequence ATGTCTAAAACACTGCTGGATGATGCGGAGAAGCAACTTAATAAGGCGCTGGAATACATTACGATATCTGATGATGCCCAGCAGCGTCTCTCTATGCCAAAATCCAGTTTGGTTGCTCGTATTCCTGTCCGTATGGATAGTGGTGAGCTAAAGGTTTTTCAAGGCTTTCGTGTGCACTTTGATGATACGCGGGGCCCGACCAAAGGGGGCATTCGTTTTCACCCCAATGTGACCTTGGATGAAGTTCAATCCTTGGCTTTTTGGATGACCTTTAAATGCGCCGTTCTGGATCTTCCCTATGGTGGTGGTAAAGGGGGGGTGGCGGTTAATCCGAAAGAGCTCTCCAAAATGGAGTTGGAGCGGCTATCTCGGGGATATATTAATGCTATGGCAGATTTTATCGGCCCGGATATCGATGTGCCGGCGCCGGATGTCTATACCAACGCTATGGTGATGGGGTGGATGCTGGATCAGTACAATATTATTACCCGTAAAGTACAACCAGCGGTCATTACCGGTAAGCCTTTGGCCATGGGAGGGAGCCAAGGGCGCAATGAAGCGACCAGTCGCGGGGCTTTTTTTACCATGCAGACCTTGCTGCCTAAGCTGGGGTATACCGATCCTTCCCAGGTTACCATTGCCGTGCAGGGGTTTGGTAATGCAGGTTCTATTTTAGCTCTGTTGCTCCATGAAGCAGGGTATCGGGTGGTGGCGGTGAGTGATTCCCAAGGTGGAATTTATGCACCTGAAGGGTTGGATATTCCCAGTGTTAAGCAGCAGAAAGAACATGCTCGTAAACTGCAAGCGGTCTATTGCCAGGGCTCTGTCTGTGAGATCCATGAACATCAAAGTGTGACCAATGCGGAACTGTTGGAGCTGGATGTGGATGTGCTGGTCCCAGCCGCGCTGGAAAATCAAATAACAGCGGACAACGCCGCCAATATTCAAGCCAGAGTGATTTTTGAGGTGGCCAATGGTCCGATTGATTTTGCCGGTGATGAGATCTTAGAACAGCGGAAAGTTGCGGTTATTCCAGATATTCTTACCAATGCAGGGGGGGTTACGGTGAGTTATTTCGAGTGGGTGCAAAACCGTAATGGTCTGTATTGGAGTGAAGAAGAGGTCAACAGTAAGCTGGAAGTGCGAATGGTTAAAGAGACTGAAAATATATGGTCCATTGTTCAAGAACGGGGCCTCTCCTTCCGTACCGCAGCTTATGTCCATGCCCTAACACGGATCAGTACGGCCATGGATGCACGGGGCACAAAAGACTATTACGGTAAATAA
- a CDS encoding YheU family protein, producing MDIPYDQISPEALQGLIEAFVTLEGTEYGEHDVPLDKKVEQVHQQLRKGDVVIRFDEEQQTCGLFLKA from the coding sequence ATGGACATTCCTTACGACCAGATCAGTCCCGAAGCTCTACAAGGGCTTATTGAAGCTTTTGTGACCTTAGAAGGTACCGAGTATGGGGAGCATGACGTGCCTTTGGATAAAAAAGTGGAACAGGTACACCAGCAACTTCGCAAGGGGGATGTGGTGATCCGTTTTGATGAAGAGCAGCAAACCTGTGGACTTTTTTTAAAGGCGTAA
- a CDS encoding Tex family protein: MKSITQRIAQHLQVRENQVIAAIDLLDEGSTVPFIARYRKEVTGGLSDVHLRDLQALLTQLRELESRREVILKAVEEQGKLTPELKKSLLDAPTKTALEDLYLPYRPKRRTKAQIAREAGLEPLAMALLKNPNQNPKQLAVDYLNPTLEIHDTEAALAGAQQILMEHFTEDAALVGYARESTWNHGIIHAKVVKGKELDGEKFADYFEFEQRVNTLPSHRTLAMLRGKEAGILRLSLTHKEDAEAKKGAMPFGALLIIRHFKLENRQRAADSWLQSSAGEAWKKKLKPHLDTDLMKRLTEQAQTEAVRVFSANLKDLLLSAPAGMKPVMGLDPGLRTGVKVAVVDHTGQVKQTATIFPHQPRNDWNGALQTLAKLAKSHGVELIAIGNGTASRETDKLVTALKKLSPEHKLTGVVVSEAGASVYSASAYASQELPDMDVSLRGAVSIARRLQDPLAELVKIDPKSIGVGQYQHDVDAKQLDFALDGVVEDAVNRVGVDVNTASAPLLQRVSGLNATLAQNIVSFRDTNGPFKNRKKLNKVPRFGAKTFELAAGFLRIQNGDTPLDGSAVHPEAYPLVERIVQRTQTTLPQLMGHPENLKSLNIQDFVDHKFGEPTIQDILKELEKPGRDPRPSFKTAAFQEGIEDIKDLKQGMVLEGVVSNVTNFGAFVDIGVHQDGLVHISAMANHFVKDPHEVTQAGAVVQVRVMEVDVQRRRIALSMRLDDQPNTPQTQPTTSEAKPHHKKPKKAAHRTAKSQPAATDSAMAAAFAKLNKGR; the protein is encoded by the coding sequence ATGAAATCCATTACCCAACGTATTGCGCAACACTTACAGGTTCGTGAAAATCAGGTTATTGCCGCAATCGACCTACTGGATGAAGGATCAACCGTTCCTTTTATTGCCCGCTACCGTAAAGAGGTGACTGGTGGTTTAAGCGATGTTCACCTGCGGGATCTGCAAGCTCTGCTTACACAGTTACGAGAGCTTGAAAGCAGACGTGAGGTGATCTTAAAGGCTGTTGAGGAACAGGGAAAATTAACACCTGAACTCAAAAAATCTCTGCTAGACGCCCCGACAAAGACAGCACTGGAAGATCTCTACCTTCCCTACCGTCCCAAGCGACGAACCAAAGCACAGATTGCCCGCGAAGCGGGGTTAGAACCGCTCGCCATGGCATTACTGAAAAACCCCAACCAAAACCCTAAACAGTTGGCCGTTGACTACCTAAACCCGACCTTGGAAATCCATGATACAGAGGCCGCATTAGCGGGTGCTCAGCAGATATTAATGGAGCATTTTACCGAAGATGCCGCCTTAGTAGGCTATGCCCGAGAGAGCACATGGAACCATGGAATTATCCATGCCAAAGTGGTCAAAGGTAAAGAGCTGGACGGGGAGAAATTTGCAGACTATTTTGAGTTTGAACAAAGGGTGAACACACTTCCATCTCACCGCACCCTCGCCATGCTCCGCGGTAAAGAAGCCGGTATTTTGCGCTTAAGCCTTACCCATAAAGAGGATGCAGAAGCCAAAAAAGGGGCCATGCCTTTTGGGGCTTTACTGATCATCCGTCATTTTAAACTGGAAAATCGCCAACGAGCAGCGGATAGCTGGTTACAAAGCAGTGCCGGTGAGGCATGGAAAAAGAAACTCAAACCCCACCTAGATACTGATTTAATGAAACGTCTAACGGAACAGGCCCAAACAGAGGCCGTTCGGGTTTTTTCCGCCAACTTAAAAGACCTTCTTCTCTCTGCCCCTGCAGGCATGAAACCCGTCATGGGTTTAGACCCTGGCCTGCGTACAGGCGTTAAGGTTGCCGTTGTGGATCACACAGGGCAGGTCAAGCAAACCGCTACCATCTTCCCTCACCAACCTCGCAATGATTGGAACGGTGCCCTGCAAACCCTGGCCAAGCTGGCCAAAAGCCATGGTGTGGAGCTGATTGCCATCGGTAACGGCACAGCTTCACGTGAGACCGATAAACTGGTAACAGCGCTTAAAAAACTTAGCCCTGAACATAAGCTGACTGGCGTAGTGGTTAGTGAAGCAGGTGCCTCGGTCTATTCCGCTTCGGCCTATGCCTCACAAGAGTTACCGGATATGGATGTCTCATTACGCGGCGCGGTCTCCATTGCCCGTCGCTTGCAGGACCCCTTAGCTGAGCTGGTTAAAATTGATCCTAAATCCATTGGTGTGGGCCAATATCAACATGATGTCGATGCCAAACAGCTCGATTTTGCCTTGGATGGGGTGGTTGAAGATGCCGTCAACCGTGTGGGAGTCGATGTAAATACGGCATCAGCCCCTCTTTTACAACGGGTCTCTGGGCTCAACGCTACTTTGGCTCAAAATATTGTATCGTTTCGCGATACAAACGGACCTTTTAAGAATCGGAAAAAACTCAACAAGGTTCCGCGCTTTGGGGCCAAGACCTTTGAGTTAGCAGCAGGCTTTTTACGCATCCAAAATGGGGATACCCCTCTGGACGGCTCTGCAGTTCACCCAGAGGCCTACCCCCTGGTCGAACGTATTGTTCAGCGCACCCAAACGACCCTGCCCCAGTTAATGGGCCACCCAGAAAACTTAAAAAGCTTAAATATCCAAGATTTTGTAGATCATAAATTTGGGGAACCAACCATTCAAGACATTCTTAAAGAGCTGGAAAAACCAGGCCGTGATCCACGTCCTTCGTTTAAAACAGCAGCCTTTCAAGAGGGTATTGAAGATATTAAAGATCTAAAACAAGGTATGGTCTTGGAGGGAGTGGTCAGTAATGTCACCAACTTTGGGGCATTTGTGGATATTGGTGTTCATCAGGATGGGTTGGTACACATTTCTGCCATGGCCAACCACTTTGTCAAAGACCCCCATGAAGTCACCCAAGCTGGGGCTGTCGTGCAAGTTCGCGTGATGGAGGTTGATGTTCAACGACGCCGCATCGCCCTGAGCATGCGGCTGGATGATCAACCCAATACGCCGCAAACCCAACCAACAACGTCAGAAGCCAAGCCGCACCATAAAAAGCCAAAAAAAGCGGCACACCGTACCGCTAAAAGCCAACCTGCAGCCACAGACAGCGCCATGGCTGCCGCATTTGCCAAACTCAATAAAGGACGATAG
- a CDS encoding DUF4405 domain-containing protein: MSFWNSRRWSTPVLIGAGLFVTITGVLMFFHLAGVTRMAHEWIGLGMAVATIFHVLTHWSGFKRYFTQPVARGVMVFSLVVAGGLVAQSALRSGAPAHVALFHHVEKAALSSLTPLLGESAMSKLEKSGVQVSGDTQTLEQVADQNNLSPDQVISLLFQQDAL; this comes from the coding sequence ATGTCTTTTTGGAATTCACGCCGTTGGTCCACACCTGTCCTGATCGGGGCAGGGCTCTTTGTGACCATAACAGGTGTTTTAATGTTTTTTCATCTGGCCGGTGTGACCCGTATGGCCCATGAGTGGATCGGCTTGGGGATGGCTGTTGCGACAATCTTTCACGTTTTAACACACTGGTCTGGGTTTAAACGCTATTTTACGCAACCCGTTGCACGGGGCGTCATGGTGTTCTCCCTGGTGGTGGCGGGTGGTTTGGTTGCACAGTCAGCCCTGCGTTCCGGTGCGCCTGCCCATGTGGCTCTTTTTCACCATGTTGAAAAAGCCGCTCTATCCTCCTTAACCCCTCTGTTGGGTGAAAGTGCCATGAGCAAACTGGAAAAATCCGGTGTTCAAGTAAGCGGTGATACCCAAACTCTAGAACAGGTTGCTGACCAAAACAATCTATCGCCCGATCAAGTGATCAGCTTGCTGTTTCAACAGGATGCGCTTTGA
- a CDS encoding GDYXXLXY domain-containing protein, whose amino-acid sequence MRYPKFWTILAVSLPILALSGLVGVKSHILQNGQTIILPITGLDPRDLLSGHYLTYQVHYGVQGLCSDQPQVNAPSPLTQKTHRSPHGSGPTSAFLCLDPKQFFYNKPAKKTCQTVLAGRCHNGQFTAGIEKFYIPQKFAPLLERAVQNQQGQVSIKVTADGKAQVDNLFIQKQPWKSYLNRHHPTQKNP is encoded by the coding sequence ATGAGGTACCCTAAGTTTTGGACCATTCTGGCTGTGTCACTGCCCATCCTTGCCTTATCTGGGTTGGTCGGTGTGAAAAGCCATATCCTGCAAAATGGTCAGACCATCATTCTGCCCATTACCGGGCTTGATCCAAGAGACCTGCTTTCTGGCCACTATTTAACCTATCAGGTCCACTATGGTGTCCAAGGTCTCTGCTCTGATCAACCCCAGGTAAACGCACCTTCGCCTCTTACCCAAAAAACCCACCGCAGCCCTCATGGATCAGGCCCGACATCAGCTTTTCTCTGCCTTGACCCTAAACAGTTTTTTTACAACAAACCGGCTAAGAAAACCTGCCAAACGGTTCTTGCTGGCAGGTGCCATAATGGTCAGTTTACAGCTGGGATTGAGAAATTTTATATTCCTCAAAAATTTGCCCCGCTGTTAGAGCGTGCCGTGCAAAATCAACAGGGTCAAGTTTCGATCAAAGTGACTGCGGATGGCAAGGCCCAGGTCGATAATCTGTTTATCCAAAAACAACCCTGGAAGAGCTATCTAAACAGACACCATCCAACCCAGAAAAACCCTTAA
- a CDS encoding DUF2157 domain-containing protein codes for MANLEQKVRSWASLGLLEDQQVEQILRHEQTLHSQTTHPIIQGFMGLGALAIGIGLISLVAANWWQISDSIKLGGDFLLLVVLAVSIFFTRNRTGLLYETLLILFSLACMASIGLIAQIFHSHGKLEHSILFWGAITLGVTLLANRGLLAGVWVTLVTGAATYTFVESHTLFQTWTGTQHVLFFWILITAVCALFTHLLKPWYPARFIREAFQFWLVFSWMTGIIYVDMVSTIGDTTLSSYQTPLIYGAIALLPSLLLMLVQKDLTGLRKGLLVAMGLGYLVAYPLTQIWIPWAPLGGIFSLCMGSLAALYTGLHHQWRVVFNLLLLLIGLRLILIYFVAFGGLAYTGFGLILGGVILMLLLMAWRRWSTQLHHWIGGLEA; via the coding sequence ATGGCCAATCTTGAGCAAAAAGTACGTAGCTGGGCCTCACTGGGTCTGTTGGAGGATCAACAGGTTGAACAAATCCTCCGCCATGAACAGACCCTACACAGCCAAACCACCCACCCGATCATTCAGGGATTTATGGGGTTGGGGGCACTGGCTATCGGTATTGGTTTGATCTCGCTGGTGGCGGCGAATTGGTGGCAAATTTCCGACAGCATAAAACTGGGAGGAGACTTTCTTCTTCTTGTCGTTCTGGCTGTATCCATCTTTTTTACACGGAACCGCACAGGGTTGCTTTATGAGACCCTACTGATTCTTTTTTCACTGGCCTGTATGGCCAGCATTGGTCTGATTGCGCAAATTTTTCATAGTCACGGCAAACTGGAACACAGCATTCTTTTTTGGGGAGCCATCACTTTAGGGGTCACTCTGCTTGCTAACCGGGGGTTACTGGCAGGGGTGTGGGTAACCTTAGTCACGGGTGCCGCCACCTATACCTTCGTGGAGAGCCATACCCTATTTCAAACATGGACAGGCACCCAGCACGTGCTCTTTTTTTGGATTCTTATCACCGCTGTTTGTGCACTTTTTACACACCTGCTTAAACCTTGGTATCCAGCACGTTTTATCCGAGAAGCTTTTCAATTCTGGTTGGTGTTCAGCTGGATGACAGGCATTATTTATGTGGACATGGTCTCGACCATAGGTGATACCACCCTTTCCAGCTATCAGACCCCACTTATATATGGCGCCATAGCCCTGCTTCCCAGCCTACTGCTTATGCTGGTTCAGAAAGATCTAACCGGGCTGCGCAAAGGTTTATTAGTGGCGATGGGGCTGGGTTATTTGGTGGCCTACCCCTTAACCCAAATATGGATTCCTTGGGCCCCTTTAGGGGGGATCTTTTCTTTATGTATGGGAAGCCTAGCTGCACTTTATACCGGGCTTCATCATCAATGGCGGGTGGTGTTTAACTTACTGCTCCTGCTCATTGGTTTACGGCTTATCCTCATCTACTTCGTTGCCTTTGGTGGTCTGGCCTATACGGGATTTGGGTTGATTTTGGGGGGTGTCATCTTAATGCTGCTTCTCATGGCTTGGCGGCGCTGGAGTACACAATTGCACCATTGGATTGGGGGCCTGGAAGCATGA
- a CDS encoding ABC transporter ATP-binding protein, with protein sequence MEQQSPLLDVKALEIHFPNHGSTAVKGVDFHVNRGEVVALVGESGSGKTLSALSTLGLLPPGAQRRVQGIHFDGDLLTNWTEKELRTIRGQHIGMVFQEPMTSLNPVQTVGTQLTEPLRVHSKLSGKQQQTRALELLDLCGLPEPQRIMAGYPHQLSGGQRQRVMIAMALMCDPKLLVADEPTTALDVTIQAQILDLLRQLQKDLGMALLMISHDLPMVERMANRIYVMRYGEVVEQGETEQIFNYPKHPYTRMLIDSLPSQEAPALPTPRQDPLYEAKQVYCHFPIKRGLFKRTVGHVKAVDGIQLCLRPGETIGVVGESGSGKTTLGETLLRLNRGGGELIFDQHPLNDRKLGAFRRRVQVVFQDPYSSLSPRMTIGEILIEGLALHAPDMDIDEQSRQAEIALEEVGLEAAVMSRYPHQFSGGQRQRIAIARAMVLKPEVLILDEPTSALDLSVQAQVLDLLIKLQQDHQLAYLFISHDLRVVRMIAHEVMVMHQGICVERGETESLFNHPQHAYTKELLRAALEMTRGETAA encoded by the coding sequence ATGGAACAGCAAAGCCCTCTCTTGGATGTTAAAGCGCTGGAGATACACTTTCCCAACCACGGTTCCACTGCGGTTAAAGGGGTGGATTTTCATGTCAACCGCGGTGAAGTCGTCGCCCTTGTTGGGGAGTCTGGTAGTGGCAAAACCTTATCGGCGCTCTCCACCTTAGGCTTGTTACCCCCTGGTGCCCAACGCCGTGTCCAAGGTATTCATTTTGATGGTGACCTACTGACAAACTGGACTGAAAAAGAGCTGCGGACCATCCGTGGTCAACATATCGGCATGGTTTTTCAAGAGCCCATGACCTCGCTAAACCCTGTGCAAACAGTGGGCACCCAGCTTACAGAACCTTTACGTGTGCACAGTAAACTTAGCGGTAAGCAGCAACAGACACGGGCCTTGGAGCTACTGGACCTGTGTGGCCTGCCGGAACCTCAACGTATTATGGCTGGCTATCCACATCAACTATCAGGGGGGCAGCGGCAACGGGTCATGATCGCCATGGCTTTAATGTGTGATCCCAAACTGTTGGTGGCAGATGAACCCACCACAGCACTGGATGTGACCATTCAAGCACAAATACTGGATCTACTTAGGCAGCTACAAAAAGATCTGGGCATGGCACTGTTAATGATCTCGCACGACCTACCCATGGTTGAGCGTATGGCAAACCGTATTTACGTTATGCGCTATGGTGAAGTGGTCGAACAGGGTGAGACTGAGCAGATATTCAACTACCCTAAGCACCCTTATACCCGTATGCTTATTGATAGCTTACCCAGCCAAGAGGCCCCAGCTCTACCCACCCCTCGACAAGATCCCCTCTATGAAGCCAAGCAGGTTTATTGCCATTTTCCCATTAAGAGAGGACTCTTTAAACGTACGGTAGGGCATGTAAAAGCGGTGGATGGCATTCAACTCTGCTTACGTCCGGGTGAGACCATTGGCGTGGTTGGCGAGTCTGGTAGTGGTAAAACCACCTTGGGAGAGACTCTGCTACGGCTCAACCGAGGGGGGGGAGAGTTGATTTTTGATCAACATCCCTTGAATGACCGTAAACTGGGGGCGTTTAGACGGCGTGTACAGGTGGTCTTTCAGGACCCCTACTCTTCCTTATCCCCCCGGATGACCATTGGGGAGATTCTGATCGAAGGCTTGGCGCTGCATGCCCCTGATATGGATATAGATGAGCAGAGCCGGCAAGCAGAAATAGCGCTGGAAGAAGTTGGGCTGGAAGCCGCCGTGATGAGCCGCTACCCCCATCAGTTCTCAGGGGGACAACGACAGCGTATTGCCATTGCCCGTGCCATGGTGTTAAAGCCTGAAGTATTGATCTTAGATGAACCGACCAGTGCGCTGGATTTATCCGTACAAGCTCAGGTGCTGGATCTACTGATCAAGCTCCAACAAGATCACCAACTGGCCTATCTGTTCATCTCGCATGATCTACGGGTGGTGCGTATGATTGCCCATGAGGTGATGGTCATGCATCAAGGGATTTGTGTGGAGCGTGGGGAGACCGAATCTCTGTTCAACCACCCCCAACACGCCTATACCAAGGAACTGCTTCGTGCTGCTCTTGAGATGACACGTGGGGAAACGGCAGCCTAA
- a CDS encoding ABC transporter permease, whose product MGFWHPTPYMRQRWLRFKQHRRGYWSLWIFLILFSLSLGAELISNDKPLLVYYQGQYYSPVFVSYAETTFGGDFESEADYKDPFILEKLTTGDNWVLFPLNPHSYQSINLELSHPAPSPPDAVNLLGTDDRARDVLARLIYGFRISVLFALALTVVGVIFGIIAGAIQGYFVGKVDLIAQRFIEVWGGMPELYLLIIFASIFDPSILLLLFLLSLFGWISLSDYVRAEFLRGRTMTYVKAARAMGAKNRTIMFRHLLPNAMTPVITFLPFRITAAILSLTSLDFLGLGVPPSTPSLGELLRQGKANIEAWWLSLTTFLVLVVMLMLLNFVGEALRDAMDPRKE is encoded by the coding sequence ATGGGTTTTTGGCACCCTACCCCCTATATGCGTCAACGCTGGTTACGCTTTAAACAGCACCGTCGAGGATATTGGTCCCTGTGGATCTTTTTGATCCTCTTCTCGCTATCCCTGGGTGCTGAACTGATCTCCAATGACAAACCGTTGCTGGTCTATTATCAGGGGCAGTACTACTCCCCCGTTTTTGTCAGCTATGCTGAAACCACCTTTGGCGGTGACTTTGAGTCAGAAGCCGACTACAAAGACCCTTTTATTCTGGAAAAACTGACCACTGGGGATAACTGGGTTCTTTTTCCATTAAATCCACATAGCTACCAATCCATTAATCTAGAATTAAGCCATCCAGCCCCATCACCACCGGATGCCGTTAACTTACTGGGAACCGACGATCGTGCCAGGGATGTCTTGGCCCGTTTAATTTATGGCTTTAGAATATCCGTACTGTTTGCCTTGGCTTTGACGGTCGTGGGGGTCATTTTCGGTATTATTGCGGGTGCCATACAGGGCTATTTTGTCGGAAAAGTGGACCTTATTGCCCAACGGTTTATTGAAGTTTGGGGGGGCATGCCTGAGCTCTACTTGCTCATTATCTTTGCCAGTATTTTTGACCCAAGCATCCTGTTATTGCTCTTTTTACTCTCTTTATTCGGCTGGATTAGTCTATCGGATTATGTGCGTGCCGAGTTCCTGCGTGGACGCACCATGACCTATGTTAAAGCGGCCCGTGCCATGGGGGCAAAAAACCGAACCATTATGTTTCGGCATCTGCTACCCAATGCCATGACACCGGTCATCACCTTTTTACCTTTCCGTATTACCGCGGCCATTCTCTCTTTAACCAGTTTGGATTTTTTAGGGTTAGGGGTTCCACCCTCCACCCCCAGCCTTGGGGAGCTACTGCGCCAAGGCAAAGCCAATATTGAAGCATGGTGGTTATCTTTAACGACTTTTTTGGTCTTAGTTGTCATGCTTATGTTGCTTAACTTTGTCGGTGAGGCGTTGCGGGACGCCATGGATCCCCGTAAGGAGTAA
- a CDS encoding response regulator, translating into MPRSVHILIVDDQPSNLKVARGLLSNICGEGVQIDTADGGEQGVAKAVQKPYDLIFMDCRMPGVDGGEATRRIRAAEQQSGKGRVPVIALTAEAQDQAQSTCDKSELDDVLHKPVVLQTMLEKLQKHLPNHTWGEGFVASATEQDPIATDPLQSDTAIHRDDVEGAMAQMGLPPESYDEVAEVILEQVPELLDPLHDAIEHAHFTQARELSHVLKGSMVNVLFPSLAGLALTMHKAIRAEDQEQALDFYQQLVEAYGPILDALRARLA; encoded by the coding sequence ATGCCTCGCTCTGTGCATATTCTGATTGTGGATGATCAGCCTTCAAATTTGAAGGTTGCCCGTGGCCTGTTGTCTAATATCTGCGGTGAAGGGGTGCAGATTGATACGGCAGATGGGGGGGAGCAAGGGGTTGCTAAAGCGGTTCAAAAACCTTATGACCTGATTTTTATGGATTGTCGCATGCCTGGTGTGGATGGTGGGGAAGCAACCCGCCGTATTCGGGCTGCTGAACAGCAATCAGGCAAGGGGCGTGTACCCGTCATTGCCTTAACGGCTGAAGCTCAAGATCAAGCTCAAAGTACCTGTGATAAGTCTGAGCTGGATGATGTTCTGCACAAACCTGTGGTGCTACAGACCATGTTGGAAAAATTGCAGAAGCATTTACCCAACCACACATGGGGAGAGGGGTTTGTGGCTTCAGCAACCGAGCAGGACCCTATTGCTACGGATCCTTTACAAAGCGACACAGCCATTCATCGGGATGATGTTGAAGGGGCCATGGCTCAAATGGGGTTACCACCGGAAAGCTACGATGAGGTGGCTGAGGTCATCTTGGAACAGGTTCCTGAACTACTCGACCCCCTGCACGACGCCATCGAACATGCGCACTTTACTCAGGCAAGAGAGCTCTCCCACGTTCTTAAAGGGAGTATGGTGAATGTTCTGTTCCCAAGCTTGGCTGGTTTAGCCTTGACCATGCATAAAGCCATTCGCGCAGAAGACCAAGAGCAGGCTTTGGATTTTTACCAGCAACTGGTAGAAGCATATGGGCCGATTCTTGATGCTTTGCGGGCAAGGTTAGCCTGA